The Onychomys torridus chromosome 4, mOncTor1.1, whole genome shotgun sequence genome includes a window with the following:
- the LOC118582652 gene encoding olfactory receptor 4C15-like, which produces MQNQSIVNEFILLGLSQNPKVEKILVAVFLLVYLATLGGNMVIVAAIICSPTLLGSPMYFFLVFLSLLDACTSSVVTPKMIIGFFHDRKTISFEGCMTQLFAIHFFTAVEVIVLSVMAYDRYVAICKPLHYSSIMSRRLCVLLVGVAWTGGFLHSIIQIIFTLQLPFCGPNIIDHYMCDLFPLLKLACTDTHIFVILVFANSGSICIIIFSLLLVSYGVILFSLRGHSSEGRRKALSTCGSHITVVVLFFVPCILIYARPSSPFSFEKNTLIFANVLTPLLNPMVYTFRNKEMKNSISKMWKRLIVISDRY; this is translated from the coding sequence ATGCAAAACCAGAGCATTGTCAATGAGTTCATACTCCTGGGGCTTTCTCAGAACCCAAAAGTTGAGAAAATACTGGTTGCTGTATTTTTGTTAGTCTACCTTGCAACTCTTGGTGGCAATATGGTAATTGTGGCAGCCATCATCTGCAGCCCTACACTGCTGGGCTCCCCCATGTACTTTTTCTTGGTATTTCTATCACTACTGGATGCCTGCACGTCTTCTGTTGTCACACCCAAGATGATCATAGGCTTCTTCCATGACAGGAAGACCATCTCCTTTGAAGGCTGCATGACACAACTGTTTGCCATACACTTCTTCACTGCAGTAGAGGTGATTGTCCTGTCAGTTATGGCTTACGACCGTTATGTGGCCATTTGCAAGCCCCTTCACTATTCTTCTATCATGAGCAGGAGGCTCTGTGTTCTTTTGGTAGGGGTAGCATGGACTGGGGGATTCTTGCATTCTATCATACAAATTATCTTCACTTTGCAGCTGCCCTTCTGTGGACCCAATATCATTGATCATTACATGTGTGACTTGTTCCCACTACTGAAGCTTGCctgcactgacacacacatatttgtCATTTTGGTATTTGCCAATAGTGGTTCTATCTGCATTATTATTTTCTCCTTATTACTTGTCTCCTATGGTGTCATCTTGTTCTCTCTGAGAGGCCACAGTTCTGAAGGTCGCCGTAAAGCTCTCTCTACCTGTGGATCCCACATTacagttgttgttttgttctttgtcccGTGCATATTAATATACGCACGACCTTCATCCCCATTCTCCTTTGAGAAAAACACACTTATATTTGCCAATGTCCTGACACCATTGCTCAATCCTATGGTTTACACATTcaggaataaagaaatgaagaattctATCAGCAAAATGTGGAAGAGATTAATAGTAATTTCTGATAGATATTAA